A stretch of the Arthrobacter sp. PAMC 25486 genome encodes the following:
- a CDS encoding acyl-CoA dehydrogenase family protein: MSTTQLTSAWIDEDLLDVRSLLHDFFAKEVAPLEEKFKEQGFPDKALYARAGELGLCGMSIPEEYGGGGGSFANLALLLQEQTMAGAGSLGFAVSEGIVAHYLLAYASEEQKQRWLPKLCSGEWVGAIAMTEPGTGSDLQAITTRAVRDGDDYLVSGSKIFISNGQLADLVVIAVKTDTAQGAKGMSLLVAEVDGGTPGFQRGRNLDKIGLKGQDTSELFFDNMRVPAANILGGEEGKGFYQLMNQLPQERLITAILAQAMSEAAVEATLEYTKTREAFGKPLFELQNTRFELAECATNTRVNRVFLDDCIARHVDGGLDAATASMAKYWITDRTAEVVDRCQQLFGGYGYMMEYPIAGMYADNRVLRVLAGANEVMKELIARSL, encoded by the coding sequence ATGTCAACAACTCAGTTAACTTCGGCCTGGATCGATGAAGATCTGCTCGATGTAAGGTCCCTGTTGCACGATTTTTTCGCCAAGGAGGTCGCCCCGCTTGAGGAGAAGTTCAAGGAGCAGGGCTTTCCCGACAAGGCCCTCTACGCCCGGGCCGGGGAGCTTGGCCTGTGCGGCATGTCCATCCCCGAGGAATACGGTGGCGGCGGCGGCAGCTTCGCCAACCTGGCCCTGCTCCTGCAGGAACAAACCATGGCCGGCGCCGGCAGCCTGGGCTTTGCCGTCAGCGAGGGCATCGTGGCCCATTACCTGCTGGCCTACGCCTCCGAGGAACAGAAGCAGCGCTGGCTGCCGAAGCTGTGCAGCGGGGAATGGGTGGGCGCCATCGCCATGACCGAACCCGGCACCGGATCCGATCTGCAGGCCATCACCACACGCGCCGTGCGCGACGGCGACGACTATCTGGTCAGCGGCTCGAAGATCTTCATCTCCAACGGCCAGCTCGCCGACCTGGTGGTCATCGCCGTCAAGACCGACACCGCCCAGGGTGCCAAGGGCATGTCGCTGCTCGTGGCAGAGGTCGACGGCGGGACGCCCGGTTTCCAGCGTGGCCGGAACCTGGACAAGATCGGCCTCAAGGGCCAGGACACCTCCGAACTGTTCTTTGACAACATGCGCGTCCCGGCGGCCAACATCCTCGGCGGAGAGGAGGGCAAGGGCTTTTACCAGCTCATGAACCAGTTGCCGCAGGAGCGGCTGATCACCGCTATCCTGGCCCAGGCCATGAGCGAGGCCGCCGTGGAGGCAACGCTGGAGTACACCAAGACCCGCGAGGCTTTCGGCAAGCCGCTGTTCGAGCTGCAAAACACCCGCTTCGAGCTGGCCGAATGCGCCACGAATACCCGGGTCAACAGGGTGTTCCTTGACGACTGCATCGCCCGGCACGTTGACGGCGGGCTGGACGCAGCCACAGCGTCGATGGCCAAGTACTGGATCACCGACCGGACAGCGGAGGTGGTGGACCGCTGCCAGCAGCTGTTTGGCGGCTACGGCTACATGATGGAGTACCCCATTGCCGGCATGTAT
- a CDS encoding enoyl-CoA hydratase-related protein gives MKAMTMTAEIPAPYAAITYSVAERIATVSLNRPESRNGYTLTMAHELEHAFVAADADPAVQVVVFTCVGKDFSVGADLSGGGFDMSMTDSPSDWQEPAGRCSNTIFGMNKPVIAALRGVSVGGGMTITLSCDFRLASTDSRFSFPFSRRGIFPEGASVWYLPRLVGASKAADWMLTGRLFGADEALDAGLVTSVHEPDSVLEAAYALARDMIANTSPVSTAVIKQMLNRLSGLDSPIPVHALDSKLIAGLPAHSDAVEGVTSFLEKRPPAFPLTVPEGIPQWLPWVSPVITETDTTP, from the coding sequence ATGAAAGCGATGACCATGACAGCTGAAATCCCCGCCCCCTATGCGGCCATCACGTACTCGGTCGCCGAGCGCATCGCCACGGTTTCCCTCAACCGGCCCGAATCCCGCAACGGCTACACGCTCACCATGGCGCACGAGCTCGAGCACGCCTTTGTGGCCGCCGACGCCGACCCTGCCGTCCAGGTTGTCGTGTTCACCTGCGTGGGCAAGGACTTCTCCGTAGGCGCCGACCTCAGCGGCGGCGGCTTTGACATGTCCATGACCGATTCCCCGAGCGATTGGCAGGAACCTGCCGGGCGCTGCTCCAACACCATCTTCGGCATGAACAAGCCCGTCATCGCGGCCCTGCGCGGTGTCTCGGTGGGCGGCGGCATGACCATCACGCTCTCCTGCGACTTCCGCCTCGCCTCCACCGATTCCCGCTTTTCCTTCCCGTTCAGCCGCCGCGGCATCTTCCCCGAGGGCGCCTCGGTTTGGTACCTGCCGCGCCTGGTGGGCGCATCCAAGGCCGCCGACTGGATGCTAACGGGCCGTCTGTTTGGCGCCGATGAAGCGCTCGACGCCGGACTTGTCACCTCGGTGCACGAACCCGACTCCGTCCTGGAGGCCGCTTACGCCTTGGCCCGGGACATGATCGCCAACACCTCCCCCGTGTCCACGGCCGTCATCAAGCAAATGCTCAACCGGCTCAGCGGGCTCGACTCCCCCATCCCCGTCCACGCCCTGGACTCGAAGTTGATTGCCGGGCTGCCCGCACACAGCGACGCCGTGGAAGGCGTGACGTCGTTCCTCGAGAAGCGCCCGCCTGCCTTCCCACTCACGGTGCCTGAGGGCATTCCGCAGTGGCTCCCCTGGGTCAGTCCTGTCATCACAGAGACAGACACCACGCCGTGA
- a CDS encoding TetR/AcrR family transcriptional regulator encodes MTLPDESRRQRLAPDERRQQIFVCAQRLFTERAYEEVSATDIAASAGVARGLINHYFGNKRELYLEVIKVSSTVSEVAVASLPDGTLDERIELAVAWFLDSLEKSGGAWLSFGGGSMGRDPDLEKILIAAENESIELLIEACGLSGRRDGREQIRAMFRVYAQLARSGGREWLLRKTLTRPQVHALLASTLRVIVSDAVPAI; translated from the coding sequence GTGACTCTTCCCGACGAATCCCGCCGGCAGCGGCTCGCTCCCGACGAGCGGCGCCAGCAAATCTTTGTGTGCGCCCAACGGCTGTTCACCGAACGGGCCTACGAGGAGGTCTCCGCGACCGACATTGCGGCCTCGGCGGGGGTGGCGCGCGGGCTGATCAACCATTATTTTGGCAACAAGCGCGAGCTTTACCTTGAGGTCATCAAGGTCAGTTCCACGGTGTCGGAGGTTGCGGTGGCGTCACTGCCCGACGGGACGCTGGATGAGCGGATCGAGTTGGCGGTGGCCTGGTTCCTGGATTCGCTGGAGAAGTCCGGCGGGGCTTGGCTGAGTTTTGGCGGGGGCAGCATGGGGCGCGATCCGGACCTGGAGAAGATCCTGATCGCGGCGGAGAACGAGTCCATTGAGCTGCTGATTGAGGCGTGCGGGCTGTCCGGGCGGCGCGACGGGCGCGAACAGATCCGGGCCATGTTCCGCGTCTACGCGCAGCTTGCACGCAGCGGCGGGCGGGAATGGCTGCTGCGCAAGACGCTGACCCGCCCGCAGGTGCATGCGCTGTTGGCCAGCACTCTGCGGGTCATTGTCAGTGACGCCGTCCCCGCCATCTAG